The following proteins are encoded in a genomic region of Melopsittacus undulatus isolate bMelUnd1 chromosome 8, bMelUnd1.mat.Z, whole genome shotgun sequence:
- the IDH1 gene encoding isocitrate dehydrogenase [NADP] cytoplasmic, with product MSKKIHGGSVVEMQGDEMTRVIWELIKEKLIFPYVDLDLHSYDLGIEHRDATNDKVTVEAAEAIKKYNVGIKCATITPDEKRVEEFNLKQMWKSPNGTIRNILGGTVFREAIICKNIPRLVSGWVKPIVIGRHAYGDQYRATDFVVPGPGKVEMIYTPEGGGKPVTYLVHKFESCGGVAMGMYNLDQSIKDFAHSSFQMALSKGWPLYMSTKNTILKRYDGRFKDIFQEIYDREYKSQFEAKKIWYEHRLIDDMVAQALKSEGGFVWACKNYDGDVQSDSVAQGYGSLGMMTSVLICPDGKTVEAEAAHGTVTRHYRMHQKGQETSTNPIASIFAWTRGLAHRAKLDSNTSLKNFAVALEEVCIETIESGFMTKDLAACIKGLPNVTRSDYLNTFEFMDKLAENLKGKLASLPKL from the exons ATGTCTAAAAAAATCCATGGAGGCTCTGTTGTGGAGATGCAAGGAGATGAAATGACGCGGGTCATCTGGGAACTGattaaagaaaagctgatttttccTTATGTAGATCTGGATTTGCACAG CTATGATTTGGGCATTGAGCATCGTGATGCTACAAATGATAAAGTAACTGTGGAAGCTGCTGAAGCTATAAAGAAATACAACGTTGGCATAAAGTGTGCAACCATCACTCCTGATGAGAAGAGAGTGGAAGAGTTCAATTTGAAGCAGATGTGGAAGTCTCCCAATGGGACAATTAGAAACATCTTAGGTGGCACTGTCTTCAGGGAAGCTATTATCTGCAAGAACATTCCCCGACTGGTGTCTGGATGGGTGAAACCCATTGTCATTGGCCGTCATGCTTATGGGGATCAA taCAGAGCAACTGATTTTGTGGTACCTGGGCCTGGAAAAGTAGAGATGATCTACACTCCAGAAGGTGGAGGCAAGCCAGTCACATATCTGGTCCATAAATTTGAAA GCTGTGGTGGTGTAGCCATGGGAATGTACAATCTTGACCAGTCTATCAAGGATTTTGCCCACAGTTCCTTCCAAATGGCACTGTCTAAAGGTTGGCCCCTCTACATGAGCACCAAGAACACCATCTTGAAGAGATATGATGGCCGCTTTAAAGACATCTTCCAAGAGATCTATGACAG agaaTACAAGTCCCAGTTTGAAGCCAAAAAGATCTGGTATGAGCACAGGCTCATTGATGACATGGTTGCTCAGGCCCTGAAATCTGAAGGAGGCTTTGTCTGGGCCTGCAAGAACTATGATGGGGACGTGCAGTCTGATTCTGTTGCACAAG GTTATGGCTCTCTGGGGATGATGACCAGTGTGCTGATCTGCCCTGATGGCAAGACTGttgaagcagaagctgctcaTGGCACAGTTACTCGTCACTACCGCATGCACCAGAAAGGCCAGGAAACCTCCACTAACCCTATTG CCTCCATCTTTGCATGGACAAGAGGACTTGCTCACAGGGCTAAGCTGGACAGCAACACTAGCCTCAAGAACTTTGCAGTTGCTTTGGAAGAAGTCTGCATTGAGACCATTGAATCTGGCTTCATGACGAAGGACCTTGCTGCCTGTATCAAAGGTCTCCCTAA TGTCACACGCTCTGATTACCTGAACACCTTTGAGTTCATGGACAAGCTTGCTGAAAACCTGAAGGGAAAGCTGGCCTCTCTGCCTAAACTTTAA
- the LOC101868843 gene encoding shugoshin 2 — MASREASETFFSLSGVRERMWERKKGALKTAKLNASIASKIKTRIINNSSTIKVSLKHNNKALALALNGMKANVQQLTQEKTILQKEVEECHFQNAVLRHKLSFMDNAMKELENVMAAVKTARLSEFHTRSAPLWNGQKSSITEDSWANDIADVQLVRATGMPMRVPISKPCDGCTSTAAQTISLDFPSHASNEPLEVVPIASKDTLPPQPAEKPQSPLEKNEKITEAMEAEEAFLGSCIFGEAICTTKKNPNSLPALPLESNSFSHEGNEIAKHLLDRLSQGYVTQRRKYHSLITSSTPSSGVDVFSPASSTLEAEGCITKDSSSSRKSNTEPQLKSPSSVVSPTQTTVTPDRKSLGKEIFCGQSQDKQTGRGVEMDPTYSRVPEFVPVKAKNKGNCKPGEKKTGKKASMGKKKTNAIKKNGESSPDRPQGEGSAQNTKKLLQLKVATCPSESEVSEMRQKDCMEAFDKNNTGCGAEQHSCFPAEVFLSRRTYVVNPARLCSPESSDLLQQAKKDTTFEIQHMESLPGSPVCTFSSLEVLPVDSSLQNSLFSRKETSSACALQENSSVSTKSIRQKTNRKTRIIRQSDSEQENLPNTVKTAEAKAEEQPKSQTSRRKTVRKGSCHNQRNEVDVFGLCIDVQGVNEKSKKDLQGILKRSRKTYIVSPLDLAENLGCIQTDFEDGDIVPCRSVPGSKPSKIPRAQMIVAAQNKTKGLQEKEQAKADHNMNNSEKESCPKPKLQSENTTSRPPETDSLARRSDGAKVLIGSSELASKQTVLTGKISCIADLPDPDAYLEEQMANTDFSYSLKSSHVTCSPALSVSSWLTDAPVSKSLSTEGNRMPEKSSVWPESFLIPKEKTAEEVPEEKSQVKTNSQNSPSQEAATRPLQDLTNASALSPSSSEGATGRSSKRKRKPGCYKEPKLNSKLRQGDPFTNTEFLTNLPRKNKKKRTAKAKEITMKIKEEKE; from the exons ATGGCATCTCGGGAGGCTTCCGAAACGTTCTTCAGCCTGAGTGGTGTAAGAGAGCGCAtgtgggagaggaaaaagggTGCCTTGAAGACAGCGAAGTTGAACGCCTCTATTGCatcaaaaatcaaaaccagaatcaTTA ACAACTCCTCCACTATTAAAGTCTCCTTAAAGCACAACAATAAAGCACTGGCCCTAGCCCTCAATGGGATGAAAGCCAATGTACAACAGCTCACCCAGGAGAAGACCATCTTACAGAAGGAAGTAGAGGAGTGTCACTTCCAGAATGCGGTGCTGCGGCATAAGCTCTCCTTCATG GATAATGCCATGAAAGAACTTGAAAACGTTATGGCTGCAGTTAAAACAGCCCGTCTGTCTGAG ttcCATACAAGATCTGCACCCTTGTGGAATGGCCAGAAGAGCAGCATAACTGAAGATAGCTGGGCCAATGATATTGCAGATGTTcagcttgtgag GGCTACAGGGATGCCAATGAGGgtgcccatttccaagccatgTGATGGTTGCACTtccacagcagcacaaacaaTCTCACTAGATTTTCCGAGTCATGCTTCTAATGAGCCCCTGGAAGTTGTGCCTATTGCCTCTAAAGACACTTTGCCACCACAGCCTGCTGAGAAGCCTCAGTCCCCCCTGGAAAAGAATGAGAAGATCACTGAAGCGATGGAAGCAGAGGAAGCTTTTCTTGGCTCTTGCATCTTTGGAG AGGCCATTTgcaccaccaaaaaaaatcccaacagtTTGCCAGCACTTCCCTTGGAAAGTAATTCTTTTTCACATGAGGGCAATGAGATAGCAAAGCATTTGTTGGATCGTCTCTCACAAGGATATGTTACTCAGAGAAGAAAGTATCACAGCCTAATTACAAGCAGCACTCCATCTTCTGGTGTGGATGTCTTCTCACCTGCCAGTTCCACTCTGGAAGCTGAAGGCTGTATCACaaaggacagcagcagctccaggaagaGCAACACAGAGCCACAGCTGAAATCTCCCAGCTCTGTGGTTTCACCTACTCAAACCACTGTTACTCCTGATAGAAAGTCTTTGGGCAAAGAGATTTTTTGTGGTCAGTCACAGGATAAACAAACTGGGCGTGGTGTTGAAATGGACCCCACATATAGCAGAGTCCCTGAGTTTGTTCCTGTGAAGGCTAAAAACAAAGGTAATTGTAAACCTGGTGAGAAAAAAACTGGTAAGAAAGCAAgtatgggaaaaaagaaaacaaatgcaattaaaaagaaTGGAGAAAGTAGTCCTGATAGACCTCAAGGTGAAGGGAGTGCTCAAAATACTAAGAAGCTTCTTCAGCTAAAAGTTGCAACATGTCCTAGTGAGTCTGAAGTTTCTGAGATGAGGCAAAAGGATTGCATGGAGGCTTTTGACAAGAACAACAcaggctgtggtgcagagcaacattcctgctttcctgctgaaGTCTTCCTTTCCAGAAGAACATATGTGGTGAATCCAGCACGGCTGTGCAGTCCTGAAAGTAGTGACTTACTCCAACAGGCTAAGAAGGACACTACTTTTGAGATCCAGCATATGGAGAGCTTGCCAGGGAGCCCAGTTTGTACCTTCTCAAGTCTTGAAGTTCTCCCAGTTGATTCTAGTCTACAAAATTCACTTTTCTCGAGGAAAGAGACCTCAAGTGCTTGTGCTTTGCAAGAGAACTCAAGTGTGAGTACAAAGAGCATCAGacagaaaaccaacagaaaaactAGAATTATTAGGCAAAGTGATTCTGAGCAAGAGAATCTGCCAAACACTGTGAAAACAGCAGAGGCGAAAGCTGAAGAACAGCCTAAAAGCCAGACAAGCAGGAGGAAGACTGTCAGGAAAGGCAGTTGCCACAATCAGAGAAATGAAGTTGATGTTTTTGGCCTATGTATAGATGTTCAAGGAGTAAATGAGAAGAGCAAAAAGGATTTACAAGGTATTCTTAAACGTAGCAGGAAAACTTACATTGTCAGTCCTTTGGATCTTGCAGAAAACTTGGGTTGTATCCAGACAGATTTTGAAGATGGTGACATTGTACCTTGCAGGTCTGTTCCTGGGAGCAAACCTAGCAAAATCCCCAGAGCTCAGATGATTGTAGCTGCTCAGAACAAGACAAAAGGCCTTCAAGAAAAGGAGCAGGCTAAAGCTGACCACAACATGAACAATTCAGAAAAAGAGTCCTGTCCCAAACCAAAGCTTCAGAGTGAGAACACCACCTCTAGACCTCCAGAGACTGATTCCCTGGCCAGACGAAGTGATGGTGCCAAAGTGCTCATTGGAAGTTCAGAACTTGCATCTAAGCAAACTGTTTTGACAGGGAAGATTTCCTGCATTGCAGATCTGCCTGATCCAGATGCCTATCTGGAGGAGCAGATGGCAAATACGGACTTTTCATACAGTCTTAAATCCTCCCATGTGACCTGTTCTCCAGCTTTGTCTGTCAGCTCCTGGCTTACAGATGCACCAGTTTCCAAGAGCTTAAGTACTGAGGGCAACAGAATGCCAGAGAAATCCTCTGTTTGGCCGGAAAGCTTCCTGATACCTAAAGAAAAGACTGCAGAGGAAGTACCTGAGGAAAAAAGCCAGGTGAAGACAAATTCTCAGAACTCACCTTCACAGGAAGCTG CGACAAGACCACTGCAGGACTTGACCAATGCCAGCGCTTTGTCTCCCTCTAGCTCAGAAGGAGCAACAGGGCGCTCATCCAAGCGGAAACGGAAACCAGGATGCTACAAAGAGCCAAAACTGAACAG CAAACTGAGGCAGGGGGACCCATTTACAAACACAGAGTTCCTCACCAACCTtcccagaaaaaacaaaaagaaaagaactgcaAAAGCCAAGGAAATTACCATGAagatcaaagaagaaaaagaatag